The following DNA comes from Nitrospira sp..
ATCCTTCGGCCCTGGAATCGTCTTCGCCCGTTCGAGCTCCTTGGTGAACGGCGTATAGAAATCGCGCACCGCCGTGACCCAGGGCTTCGTTCCCCCTTCCACTTCGTCAAGCTGCTCCTCAAGATGCGACGTAAAATCCACATTGATCAGCTCGGGGAACCCCTTCATCAAGTAATCGTGAACGGTCTTGCCGGTTTCCGTCGGCACCAACCGGCCCTCGGTTTTTTCCACGTACTTGCGGTCTTGAATCGTGGAAATGATGGCCGCATAGGTCGAGGGACGGCCGATGCCTTTTTCTTCCAGTTCCTTGATCAACAGGGCTTCATTGTACCGGGGAGGCGGCTGAGTGAAGTGCTGCTTCGACGTCAGTCCGATCGCCGATTCTCCATCCTGCTGAACCAACCGCAGCCGTTCCCCTTCGGACAGAGCCGGCAGCTGGCGATCATTGTCATCGTCCGTCTCCTGATCCGCTTTCGGCTTTTCAGTCGGGAGCTCCTTATCGACACCCTCCATATAGACGATCGTGTGACCGGGGAACTTCACGACCGTTCCGGTAGAACGGAAGCCATATTTCACCGGCGTCCCCATCGGGGTCGAATCGATCCGGGTCACATCGAGAATGGCCGGCACCATTTGGGATGCGATGAATCGATTCCAGATCAGCTTATAGAGATTGTATTGATCCTGGTCGAGATACTGGCGAATCGATTCCGGATCGCGAGCCGCCGAGGTGGGCCTGACGGCTTCGTGCGCTTCCTGTGCGGCCTTCTGAGTCTTATAGATGTTCGGCGCCGACGGAAGATACTCCGATCCGAATCGTGCCTGGATGACTTCCCGTGCTTCGGTCATCGCCTCATTGGAAATACGCGGCGAGTCGGTTCTCATATAGGTAATCAAACCCGTAGCCCCCTCAGCCCCGATCTCCATACCTTCGTAGAGCTGCTGCGCGAGGGTCATGGTTTTCTTGGGCGAGAAATGCAACTTCCTGGAGGCTTCCTGCTGGAGACGGCTGGTGATGAACGGCGCCACGGGGTTCCGCTTCTTCTCCCGACGCTCGATGGATTCAACGACAAACGTTTTCCCTTGAATGTGGTCGACGACTCGAGCCGCTTGCTCGCCGTTCTCGATCGACGCGGCTTCCCCATTGATGCTATGGAGCTTGGCTTCGAATGAGGGCGGATTGGCGCCGGACAACAACGCGACGATCGACCAGTATTCTTCGGTCCTGAAGGCCTCCCGTTCCGCTTCGCGTTCGCAGATCAACCGCATGGCGACCGACTGCACGCGC
Coding sequences within:
- the topA gene encoding type I DNA topoisomerase, translated to MAKSLIIVESPTKARTITKYLGRGYTVMASVGHIKDLPTSKLGVDLEHDFEPQYVTIKGKAKVLADIKKKAEEADKIFLAPDPDREGEAIAWHLEQELLGKSKKKQGGKIFRVLFNEITKTAVKRALESPGEIDMNLVNAQQARRILDRIVGYQGSQLLWTKVRRGLSMGRVQSVAMRLICEREAEREAFRTEEYWSIVALLSGANPPSFEAKLHSINGEAASIENGEQAARVVDHIQGKTFVVESIERREKKRNPVAPFITSRLQQEASRKLHFSPKKTMTLAQQLYEGMEIGAEGATGLITYMRTDSPRISNEAMTEAREVIQARFGSEYLPSAPNIYKTQKAAQEAHEAVRPTSAARDPESIRQYLDQDQYNLYKLIWNRFIASQMVPAILDVTRIDSTPMGTPVKYGFRSTGTVVKFPGHTIVYMEGVDKELPTEKPKADQETDDDNDRQLPALSEGERLRLVQQDGESAIGLTSKQHFTQPPPRYNEALLIKELEEKGIGRPSTYAAIISTIQDRKYVEKTEGRLVPTETGKTVHDYLMKGFPELINVDFTSHLEEQLDEVEGGTKPWVTAVRDFYTPFTKELERAKTIPGPKDIVEPPTDVPCEKCGKMMEIKWGRNGKFLACPAYKADPPCKNTQNFQKLEDGTIKIVPKIELTTDQKCDKCGSAMVVKTGRFGKFIACSAYPECKTTKPLALGVKCPQPDCGGDLVQKRTKKGRSFFACSNYPKCEYALWDRPINKTCPTCQAPFLIEKVSKQAGRSVQCRNEECGYREAG